Below is a window of Mycoplasma sp. 2045 DNA.
AGAATATGAATAGAGGTTATTATGAATAATGATTTTTTAAGAAGAATTAAAAATATGCAAAAAGAATTAGAAACAAAACAAAAAGAATTAGATGAAAAAACATTCACAGTTTCTAAACAAGGTATTGAAGTAGTTCTTAAAGGAGATATGTCAATCGTTTCAATTGAAATTGATGAATTATTAATTGACCCTGAAGATAAAGACATTCTTCAAGACTTAATTACAATAGCAATCAATGAAGGTATTGATTTAATCAAAGAAGAGCAAGATAAATTAGCTCCATCAATGCCTGGAATGCCATTTTAATAAGAATGTTTAATACAGAACAAATTAACAAATTTTTAGAAGTTATTAGGCAAATTTCTGGTATTTCTAAAAAACAAGCTGAAAAAATTGTTTATTGAATATTAGAAGCTGAAAAAGAGCAAGTGCAACAAGTTGCACAAGCTTTTATTGATGTAAAAGAAAAAACAACATTTTGTCCTATTTGTTCGCAAGTTATTGAAAACAATTATTGCAGTATTTGTGACAATAGCTCAAGAGATAACATGTTGTTAATTGTGGAAAACAGACAAGTTATGCAAAAAATTGAAGATGCTAATATTTACAACGGTAAGTATTATGTATTTTCACATCTAATTATCAATGAATATGAGGAGCAAAAGTATCAAAAAGAAATTCAAAAACTTTTAGATTATGCTCAAAAATTTGATGAAATTATTTTAGGGATTTCTCCAAGCATAAAAGGTGAGGTAACTAATGAATTTCTTAAGGAGAAACTTACTAAACAGAATTTAAAAGTGACAAGATTAGCCATCGGTTTACCAGTAGGTTCATCAGTTGACTACATTGATGCTATCACTTTAAAATTCTCACTTATAAATAGACAAAAATAAATTAAATACAATCATCTGGAGGAAACTATGTTTATATCATTTGAAGGTTTAGACGGTAGTGGTAAAACTACTTTAACACAGAAACTTTATGTAAAATTACAGGAACTTTACCCACACATTCCTGCTCTTTGAACAAGAGAACCTGGTGGAAGAGGGATTAAAGAAGCTGAAAAAATTAGAGAAATTATTTTAAGCAAAGAATCAGATCTTTCACCTGTTGCTGAAGCTCTTTTATACACAACAAGTAGAAGAATTCACTTAGAAAAAGTAATTTGACCAGCACTTAAAGAAAATAAAATTCTTATTTGTGATAGATATGTAGATAGCTTTTATGCATATCAAGGATATGCAAGAAATTTAGGTATTGAATTTACAAAAGCTATTACTAACATAGTTATTAATGGAACAATGCCAGATATTACAATTTTCTTAAATTTAACTCCAGAGCAAGCTAAAAAGCGTCGTGAAGAAACAAGATTAGTTGAAGACAGAATGGAACAAGAAAAATTACAATTCCACCACGATGTTTACAAAGGGTACTTAGAAATGATTAAATCAGACCCTCAACGTTTCATTATTATTGACGCTACTCAAACAGAAGATGAAGTTTTAGAAGATATTATCATGCAGTTACAACAAAGTCCGAAATTTTTATCTTACCTTAAATCATTTGAGTAATGATTAATCTATCTATATTAAAGTCAATAAATGATTCAGCAAAATTAAATAAGCTAAATCATTTATTTTTATTAACTGCTAATAGTAACTACAATTTTGACAACGATTTGTTAGATTTTATCAACAACATTAATCACACTCCAATAGCTGAATTAGACAAATTAAGCCTACCATCTAACATTTACTATTTAGACGGTTCAGAAGAACCTATTAAAAAAGAAGAATTTGAAAATGTTTTTAATGAAGTTTCCTATTCAAGTAACTTTGATAAGTACAAAATAGTTATCATTAAAAACATTGAAAACTCTTCATTAATTGCACTTAATTCACTTTTAAAATCAATTGAAGAACCATCAGATAAAGTTGTTATTATAATGACAACAAACAATGTGAATAATGTTCTTCCGACCATATTATCACGTGCACAAGTCTTAAAAGTTGATATTCTCTCTCTTGAGATAATAGAAGAAAAATTTGCTTCATTAAAAAATGATCCAACTTTTTCAGTTGTCAAAATGCTTTCTAACGATTTAACTTTTTTAACTGAAGCTTCTGAACACTTAGATAAATATCAACACCTTATTGCAGGTTTCATAATTGCTACAAGACAATCTTTATTAAATAAAATTTATATGTTTGAATATTTAGATAGAACAATAGTAAACAAGGATAACGATAAAGATGCACACTTTGTTTTATCATTATTAAAAGCATTCATATTAGGTAAGTTTTTAGAATTCCAAACATTACCATTGCACAAAGAACTAAATAAACTGAGACAAGAATTATTAGAAAAGCACCCTAACTTATTAACATTTATAGTTGATTTAGATGACTTTAATAACTCAAAAAACTTTCAAGGTAATTTTGAATTACATAAACAACTTTTATTAAATAAATTAATGGAGTACTATGGCTAAATTGTATATTGTAGGAACACCGATTGGTAATCTTGAAGATATAACTTTAAGAGCATTAAGAATTTTACAGGAGGTAAACATAATTGCTTGTGAAGATACAAGAGTCACTTCTAAGCTTCTTCAAAGATATGAAATAGCAAATAAAAAATTACTGACATACAATAATTTCACCGAAAAACATAGTGCACAAGGGATTATTAACTTAATCTCTAATGGCGAAGATGTCGCTTTAGTATCAGATGCAGGGATGCCAGTTGTTTCGGATCCTGGATTTGAAGTTATTTCAGAAGCAAGAAAAAACAACATAGATATCGAAATTATCCCAGGTGTAAATGCAGCTATAACAGCATTCGTTGCTTCTAACTTTACCAATGATTTTACATTTCACGGTTTTATTAAAGACAAGAGTCAACAAAGAATTAATCAACTTAAAGAATTGAATATTGGAACACACATTTATTATGTATCACCTCACAAATTAATTTCAACATTAGAAGACATTAATTTTGTATTTAATGGACAAGAAAAAATTTGTTTAGCTAAAGAACTTACAAAACTACACGAAAATCTTTTTTATGGGTCTGCTAGTGAAATTCTTCAGCACTTTGTAAATTTAGACTCTATTAAAGGTGAGTTTACAATGGTGTTAAATTTACCTAAAATCAAAAGAGAAAAAGTGAATAAATACAAAAAAGATTAGAAAAATCAGCAGTTTATTTGCTGATTTTCTTTTTTCTATTCTTCTTCTACTTCGACTATGTGAGCCTCTTGTGCTCCCTCGATCAAATGTGGACTTTTAGCTTCAACAGATTGTGGTGCACTATCTCAATTAACTTTGTTCATTTTCTTAGTTAATTTGAATTTTTCAACTTCATCAACTAAGTATCTGAATTTTCTTTCAAGATCATTTGAAAGTAGGTTTTCAAGCGCATTAGCTGAATCTTGAATTTTTTCAACTTGTTTCTTCATATCAGCCGCAACTTTATTAAGTGCATCTAATCTTGTTTCTAAAAGTTTCTTTTTGAATTCTTCGAATTCTTCAAGAATTTTCATTTTATCTCTAAGTTCAACAAAATTAAATTCAGAGGCCTTTAAAAACATATAACGTTGTAGTTGCAACATTTGAATCATAAATGGTAATCTTATTACTCAAACTTGGTTCTTGTTATCTTTATCTCTTTCGATTTTTACAAGAAAGTCATCTTCTTTTTCCAATTCAGTAACTAGGAATGCAGCTTCTGCATGACGAGCTTTTTGATCTTTTATTAATTTACTAATGAATTGTGAGTTCTTTTGTGAACCATTTTCTGTTTCTGTTTTTGCCTCAATAACAACAGAACCAATTTTTACTCTATTATTATTGTCGTTCTTGTAGAAAGTAATTAAGAAGTCTGGTTTTGTACCATCAATATTAGTTGTTGTTTTTTCATAATCAACTAAATCATCCAAGTTTGTGTACTGATCTAATAAGTGAGCAATTTGTTCTTCAAAGTTTTCTCCAACTCTCTTTGAAGATAATAATGATTTACTTGTTTTAAGAGCATCAATTGTGTTGTTAGCAGCTTCTAATTTATTTTGAACTTCAATTTTGTCTTTTTTAAGTTCTTCAATTTGCTCTTTAAAATTGTCTTTTAATTCTTTGATAATTTGATTATTATTAACTTCATTTTCTTTTTCTAATTCTTTTTTGTACTCTTCTTTGACTTTTTCTATTGCTTTAATATTATTTAGTTCAAGCTTACTTTTCTCAGCTTCAATCGTTGAATTCATTGATGCTTTTAATTTACTTAATTCTGTATTTAATTGACTATAAGCTTCTTTTTGTTTTTGCATCTTCTCTGTAAATGTAATTTCCAATTCAGATTTTACGTTCCTGATTTCTTGTTCTTTAGTTTGTTCTAGATTCTTAATATTTGATTTTAATGCTGCAATTTCTGCATCCTTAGTTGATTGCAATTTAAGTTTCTCGACTTCAATTGTAGAATTCATTGATGTTTTTAATTTATTTAATTCTGTTTGCAAATTAGCAAGTTTTTTATTATACTCATCAACTAGACCTTGTACGTTTACCTTATATTCAGGTAAATTTGTAAGGTTTTCAAGTAATTCTTTTTCTGCCTGCTTTTTAATGTCATAATTTCTTTCATTATTGATATTACTACTCAAAGCGAATAACTCACTACTACTTAATGTTGATAAATCAATAATATCACCTGGATAAGCATTTTCATTTATGATTAATTCCAAAGGTCTTTCTTCATTTAATTTAAATTTAATCTCTTTCATTTTAACACCCCTTAACTTATATATCTTATTTTAATGCTATCACTTTATTCGATTCAATATCAGTTAATATTTAAAATTTGCAGTCTTATTTTTTAGTATTATTTGCAAAATTAAATAAAAAAAGCAAATGATTCTCACTTACTTTTCTAACTTTTTGAATAATTCAACAATTTTTTCTACTGATAATTGTTGAATTCTTAAATTATCATCATACCCTAATTGTTCAAATACTTTCAGAATATGCTCTTTCGAACATTTATTTTGTAATGAATAAGAAAGCTTCTTTCTTCTGTTTTCAAAACATAATTTGAAGAAATCCTTAATTGAATTTCATTCATCTAAGGAAACATTATTTTTAAATCTTAAAGATAAAATAGCTGAATCAACCTTCGGCGCAGGTGAAAAAGCATTTGCAGGAACAATAAATTCTAATTTGCAGTCAGCTAAAAATTGTGATGAAACTGATAATTTTGAATAATCTTTTGTATTAGGTTTAGCACAAACTCTCTGTGCTACTTCTTTTTGAACCATTACTAACACACCTTTAAAATTATCCTTATTTTCAAAAATCTTAAATAAGATATCAGTTGTAATGTAATAAGGAATATTAGCAATAATGTAAGTGTCCTTAAAATCAGTTATATTAGCTTCTAAGAAATCTTGATGAATAAGTTTAAAGTTAGGATTATCTATTTCTTTATTTAGAACATCAACCATATCAGGATCAATTTCAAAAGCAGTTACATAAGCACCTGCATTTAAAAGGTAATTAGTTAAAGCACCTCTACCCGGTCCTATTTCTAGTACTTTTTGATCCTTTACATTAAATACATTTATTATCTTACGTAAAATGTTTTGATCTTTTAAGAAGTTTTGTCCAAACTTCTTTTTTGCATAAACTTCTTTTTTATTTTGCATTATAAATTAAATAAAGTCCTTAAGTTTTTATTAATTCTATCTGTGAATTTATCCATACCCACTTTTTTAATTCCTGCTATGTAGTAAGCTACAAATAAAACTGTATTTGGTTCGTTTTTTTGTTCTGTATATGGATGAACTCTTAAGAATGGAGCGTCAGTTTCTGTAAGAATTCTTTCAAGTGGTAAAAACTCAATAATATCTCTAGTTTGGTTTGTCGTTCCATATGTAACAGCACCGCTGAATGAAAAATAAAGATTTTTAAATTCTAAAAATTTCTTAGCTCAATCCATATTTCCGGCAAATGTATGGAGCATAACTTTGATGTTAGGAAACTCTTTTAAAATATCATAAACATCTTGGTAAGCTTGGTATTGGTCGATTTTATCTCTAATGTGAACAACAATTGGCAGGTTTAATTCTTGTGCTAATTTGATTTGATTTCTAAATGATTTAATTTGATTTTCTCTTGATGGAACACCCTCTTCATAGAAGTAATCTAATCCAATTTCTCCAATTCCAACAATAGTCTCATCAATTAAATCTTTATATCTTAAATAATCATTCTCATCAATTCCATCTTCAGGATGAATTCCTATAACAGGTTTAATTAAATCAGGATACTTTTTAGCTAACTTGATAACTTCTTTATTTTCTTCAGCGTGACCACCATTAACAATCATAAATTCAAGTCTATTAGCATAAGCTTGCTCGCAAATCATATCAATAATGTCTTCATGTTTGTAAGCAGTCATTGATAAATGATTATGTGCATCAACAAATTTATTTTTCTTTGAACTCATATTATTTACCTAAACAGAAAGTGCTGAACATAACATCTAATAAGTCTTCTCTGTTTACATTTCCTTTAATATTCTGTAATTGATCTCACGCTGCATATAAATCGATGATAACCATGTCAAAAGTTGCATAGTTGTCAAGTGCATTTTTAGCATCCTTAAGCGAATTTAAAGCTTGCTTAATAAGTGAAAGTTGACGTGTATTTGAAAAAATACGCTCATCTAAAATGTTGATATTCTGGAAGTTCGAAACTAAACCTTGTTCTAATGCTTCAATATCGTTATTTAAAGCAGAAATATAAATAACGTTATTATCTAATGACTTATCTGACTTTAGCAAGTCTTTTTTGTTCATAACTTTTAAATAAAACTTACCTAACTCTTTTGATTTTTGCTCAATTAATTTATCAAAATCATCTTCAGATTCATTTGCAGATACAACGTGAACTACAAGATCACTTTTTTCAATTTGATCTAACGATTTTTGAATACCAATTTTTTCAATAATTTCTTGAGTGTTTCTTAAACCAGCAGTATCAACAAGTTTAAATAACATATCGTTGATTTTGTAGGTAGCTTCAACTAAATCTCTTGTAGTTCCTGCGATATCTGTAACAATTGCTTTATCTTCTGATAAAAGTGCATTTAAAATACTACTTTTCCCAACGTTAGGTTTTCCTAAAAATGCAACTTTAACACCTTCAAAAACATATCTAGAATCCTCTGAAATTTTCACTATTTTTTCTAGCTCACTGATTAAAACAGAAACTTTCTCTGACATATTAATTGAATCTAAACGTTCAACATCATCGTATTCAGGGTAGTCGATATTAACTTCAGCAAGACCGATCAAAACAGCAATCTTATTTAAGAACTCATCAATTAAACCTGAAGTTTTACCCTTGAATTTATTAACTGACGCGAGTGCTTGAGATGAAGTTTGAGCCATAATTAAATCGTGAATAGCTTCAGCTTTAATTAAGTCCATTTTTCCATTTAAAAAAGCTCTTCTAGTGAATTCACCACGTTCAGCTAATCTGGCACCATTTTCAAGTAATAAACTTAAAACTTTGTTTGTAACAACAATTCCAC
It encodes the following:
- the rsmA gene encoding 16S rRNA (adenine(1518)-N(6)/adenine(1519)-N(6))-dimethyltransferase RsmA is translated as MQNKKEVYAKKKFGQNFLKDQNILRKIINVFNVKDQKVLEIGPGRGALTNYLLNAGAYVTAFEIDPDMVDVLNKEIDNPNFKLIHQDFLEANITDFKDTYIIANIPYYITTDILFKIFENKDNFKGVLVMVQKEVAQRVCAKPNTKDYSKLSVSSQFLADCKLEFIVPANAFSPAPKVDSAILSLRFKNNVSLDEWNSIKDFFKLCFENRRKKLSYSLQNKCSKEHILKVFEQLGYDDNLRIQQLSVEKIVELFKKLEK
- a CDS encoding toprim domain-containing protein, coding for MFNTEQINKFLEVIRQISGISKKQAEKIVYWILEAEKEQVQQVAQAFIDVKEKTTFCPICSQVIENNYCSICDNSSRDNMLLIVENRQVMQKIEDANIYNGKYYVFSHLIINEYEEQKYQKEIQKLLDYAQKFDEIILGISPSIKGEVTNEFLKEKLTKQNLKVTRLAIGLPVGSSVDYIDAITLKFSLINRQK
- a CDS encoding DUF2130 domain-containing protein, which codes for MKEIKFKLNEERPLELIINENAYPGDIIDLSTLSSSELFALSSNINNERNYDIKKQAEKELLENLTNLPEYKVNVQGLVDEYNKKLANLQTELNKLKTSMNSTIEVEKLKLQSTKDAEIAALKSNIKNLEQTKEQEIRNVKSELEITFTEKMQKQKEAYSQLNTELSKLKASMNSTIEAEKSKLELNNIKAIEKVKEEYKKELEKENEVNNNQIIKELKDNFKEQIEELKKDKIEVQNKLEAANNTIDALKTSKSLLSSKRVGENFEEQIAHLLDQYTNLDDLVDYEKTTTNIDGTKPDFLITFYKNDNNNRVKIGSVVIEAKTETENGSQKNSQFISKLIKDQKARHAEAAFLVTELEKEDDFLVKIERDKDNKNQVWVIRLPFMIQMLQLQRYMFLKASEFNFVELRDKMKILEEFEEFKKKLLETRLDALNKVAADMKKQVEKIQDSANALENLLSNDLERKFRYLVDEVEKFKLTKKMNKVNWDSAPQSVEAKSPHLIEGAQEAHIVEVEEE
- a CDS encoding YbaB/EbfC family nucleoid-associated protein, which codes for MNNDFLRRIKNMQKELETKQKELDEKTFTVSKQGIEVVLKGDMSIVSIEIDELLIDPEDKDILQDLITIAINEGIDLIKEEQDKLAPSMPGMPF
- a CDS encoding TatD family hydrolase, with the protein product MSSKKNKFVDAHNHLSMTAYKHEDIIDMICEQAYANRLEFMIVNGGHAEENKEVIKLAKKYPDLIKPVIGIHPEDGIDENDYLRYKDLIDETIVGIGEIGLDYFYEEGVPSRENQIKSFRNQIKLAQELNLPIVVHIRDKIDQYQAYQDVYDILKEFPNIKVMLHTFAGNMDWAKKFLEFKNLYFSFSGAVTYGTTNQTRDIIEFLPLERILTETDAPFLRVHPYTEQKNEPNTVLFVAYYIAGIKKVGMDKFTDRINKNLRTLFNL
- the tmk gene encoding dTMP kinase; the encoded protein is MFISFEGLDGSGKTTLTQKLYVKLQELYPHIPALWTREPGGRGIKEAEKIREIILSKESDLSPVAEALLYTTSRRIHLEKVIWPALKENKILICDRYVDSFYAYQGYARNLGIEFTKAITNIVINGTMPDITIFLNLTPEQAKKRREETRLVEDRMEQEKLQFHHDVYKGYLEMIKSDPQRFIIIDATQTEDEVLEDIIMQLQQSPKFLSYLKSFE
- the rsmI gene encoding 16S rRNA (cytidine(1402)-2'-O)-methyltransferase, producing MAKLYIVGTPIGNLEDITLRALRILQEVNIIACEDTRVTSKLLQRYEIANKKLLTYNNFTEKHSAQGIINLISNGEDVALVSDAGMPVVSDPGFEVISEARKNNIDIEIIPGVNAAITAFVASNFTNDFTFHGFIKDKSQQRINQLKELNIGTHIYYVSPHKLISTLEDINFVFNGQEKICLAKELTKLHENLFYGSASEILQHFVNLDSIKGEFTMVLNLPKIKREKVNKYKKD
- the mnmE gene encoding tRNA uridine-5-carboxymethylaminomethyl(34) synthesis GTPase MnmE; the protein is MTNDTIAAISSGSHINQPISIVRVCGPDAVNVVSKVFKGKIGADHTISYGFIHDNGQLIDEVLVMSFVGKKDTNGNDVFNNYVGEPLIEINCHGGIVVTNKVLSLLLENGARLAERGEFTRRAFLNGKMDLIKAEAIHDLIMAQTSSQALASVNKFKGKTSGLIDEFLNKIAVLIGLAEVNIDYPEYDDVERLDSINMSEKVSVLISELEKIVKISEDSRYVFEGVKVAFLGKPNVGKSSILNALLSEDKAIVTDIAGTTRDLVEATYKINDMLFKLVDTAGLRNTQEIIEKIGIQKSLDQIEKSDLVVHVVSANESEDDFDKLIEQKSKELGKFYLKVMNKKDLLKSDKSLDNNVIYISALNNDIEALEQGLVSNFQNINILDERIFSNTRQLSLIKQALNSLKDAKNALDNYATFDMVIIDLYAAWDQLQNIKGNVNREDLLDVMFSTFCLGK